From a region of the Gemmatimonadota bacterium genome:
- a CDS encoding sigma-54-dependent Fis family transcriptional regulator, which produces MTTTKLERFLRSTSGTEIARYPLGIPTPVADSVRQLSAFPSNAARRLLKELEMLARNPNLPVLLEGETGTGKTLAARAIHDLSTRRGGPFRRVDLGTTRRDFAASELFGHMPGAFTGATNERIGDFPRANRGSIALDEIGKCDLDVQQQLLGASEYGHFRPMGCERWFTVDVRVVAATNVNLSEQAAKGLFLPDLLARIEAGRIVLPPLRARRDDLPTLLADAISGSCRRMGRATPPSISDELLAAVLEYDWPANLRELVMTFDRIVTEAGTSPVLLTSHVSSYLAFGRRLKGKRRRVPPSEVVRIHALVGGSVEKTVALAHVSRATVFRHVRAARERGHKDA; this is translated from the coding sequence ATGACCACCACGAAACTCGAACGGTTCCTGCGGTCCACTTCCGGGACGGAGATCGCCCGTTACCCGCTCGGCATCCCGACACCGGTGGCCGACTCGGTCCGTCAACTCTCGGCGTTCCCGTCGAACGCAGCGCGACGACTTCTCAAGGAGCTCGAGATGTTGGCGCGGAATCCCAACCTCCCGGTGCTCCTGGAGGGCGAGACGGGCACCGGCAAGACGCTCGCCGCGCGCGCCATCCATGACCTGTCGACACGCCGGGGCGGCCCGTTCCGCCGAGTCGACCTCGGGACCACGCGCCGGGACTTCGCTGCCTCGGAGCTCTTCGGCCACATGCCCGGCGCATTCACCGGGGCGACGAACGAACGCATCGGGGACTTCCCGCGCGCGAATCGCGGCTCGATCGCACTCGACGAGATCGGGAAGTGCGATCTCGATGTCCAGCAACAGCTGCTCGGCGCGAGCGAGTATGGCCATTTCAGACCGATGGGTTGCGAGCGCTGGTTCACCGTCGATGTCCGTGTGGTAGCGGCGACGAACGTCAACCTCAGCGAGCAAGCCGCGAAAGGGCTCTTCCTGCCCGACCTGCTTGCGCGGATCGAAGCCGGTCGCATCGTGCTCCCTCCGCTTCGCGCGCGCCGGGATGACCTTCCGACCCTGCTCGCCGATGCCATCAGCGGATCCTGTCGGCGTATGGGCCGCGCCACGCCGCCCAGCATCTCGGACGAACTGCTGGCGGCGGTGCTCGAGTACGATTGGCCGGCCAACCTGCGCGAGCTCGTCATGACCTTCGATCGGATCGTGACCGAGGCAGGTACGTCACCGGTGCTCCTCACGTCACATGTCAGCTCATACCTCGCCTTCGGCCGTCGGCTCAAGGGCAAGCGGCGCCGTGTCCCGCCGAGTGAGGTCGTTCGGATCCACGCGCTCGTCGGTGGAAGCGTGGAGAAGACCGTCGCACTCGCGCATGTCAGCCGTGCAACCGTCTTCCGTCACGTCAGGGCCGCGCGCGAGCGAGGTCATAAGGATGCATAA